In Cololabis saira isolate AMF1-May2022 chromosome 1, fColSai1.1, whole genome shotgun sequence, the following proteins share a genomic window:
- the si:dkey-45d16.4 gene encoding uncharacterized protein si:dkey-45d16.4 isoform X1 yields the protein MERVVVEVPINNGYSVSTAPRKRQVRFSARHDIILLREVIAKNPFASKEPGRIWARVGEIITAALQEENFEVDARRCRERTMLLLDYYKKQDFPSLRRFGTERLYAQKEDLLHDVLELEAEKGLLASGDAPKYQEEERRSRTIDELTLPEPDKPNINQVHAADPEQECEQIAELSAAPTAKRPCQCCCQTYSEILSFLEKRSDAEHRLREEELGLRREELEIQRSKIAMERERLEAERKEREQRFELESQERQVILDLLKEKVLKG from the exons ATGGAGCGGGTGGTGGTGGAAGTGCCGATCAACAACG GCTATTCAGTTTCCACAGCGCCTCGAAAGCGGCAGGTTCGTTTCTCAGCGCGACATGACATCATCCTTCTGCGAGAGGTCATCGCCAAGAACCCTTTCGCCTCCAAAGAGCcag GACGAATCTGGGCCCGAGTGGGGGAGATTATCACCGCTGCCCTCCAGGAGGAAAACTTTGAGGTGGATGCTCGACGGTGTCGCGAGAGAACCATGCTGCTGCTAGACTACTACAAGAAACAGGACTTCCCCAGTCTGCGCAG GTTTGGAACGGAGAGGTTGTACGCCCAAAAAGAGGATTTGCTCCACGACGTCCTGGAGCTGGAGGCAGAGAAAGGGCTGCTGGCCAGCGGCGACGCTCCAAAGTACCAG GAAGAGGAGCGAAGAAGTCGTACCATAGACGAGCTAACTCTACCAGAACCGGACAAACCCAACATCAATCAAGTCCACGCTGCAG ATCCAGAGCAAGAGTGCGAGCAAATAGCCGAGCTCTCAGCGGCGCCGACGGCCAAGCGGCCCTGCCAGTGCTGCTGCCAGACCTACTCGGAGATCCTGAGCTTCCTGGAGAAACGCTCGGACGCCGAGCATCGGCTCCGGGAGGAAGAGCTCGGCCTGCGCAGGGAGGAGCTGGAGATTCAGAGGA GTAAGATTGCTATGGAGCGGGAACGCCTGGAAGCTGAGAGGAAAGAACGAGAGCAGAGATTCGAGCTGGAGAGCCAGGAGAGGCAGGTCATCCTGGACCTGTTAAAGGAGAAGGTGCTGAAGGGatga
- the si:dkey-45d16.4 gene encoding uncharacterized protein si:dkey-45d16.4 isoform X2 has translation MMSGRIWARVGEIITAALQEENFEVDARRCRERTMLLLDYYKKQDFPSLRRFGTERLYAQKEDLLHDVLELEAEKGLLASGDAPKYQEEERRSRTIDELTLPEPDKPNINQVHAADPEQECEQIAELSAAPTAKRPCQCCCQTYSEILSFLEKRSDAEHRLREEELGLRREELEIQRSKIAMERERLEAERKEREQRFELESQERQVILDLLKEKVLKG, from the exons ATGATGTCAGGACGAATCTGGGCCCGAGTGGGGGAGATTATCACCGCTGCCCTCCAGGAGGAAAACTTTGAGGTGGATGCTCGACGGTGTCGCGAGAGAACCATGCTGCTGCTAGACTACTACAAGAAACAGGACTTCCCCAGTCTGCGCAG GTTTGGAACGGAGAGGTTGTACGCCCAAAAAGAGGATTTGCTCCACGACGTCCTGGAGCTGGAGGCAGAGAAAGGGCTGCTGGCCAGCGGCGACGCTCCAAAGTACCAG GAAGAGGAGCGAAGAAGTCGTACCATAGACGAGCTAACTCTACCAGAACCGGACAAACCCAACATCAATCAAGTCCACGCTGCAG ATCCAGAGCAAGAGTGCGAGCAAATAGCCGAGCTCTCAGCGGCGCCGACGGCCAAGCGGCCCTGCCAGTGCTGCTGCCAGACCTACTCGGAGATCCTGAGCTTCCTGGAGAAACGCTCGGACGCCGAGCATCGGCTCCGGGAGGAAGAGCTCGGCCTGCGCAGGGAGGAGCTGGAGATTCAGAGGA GTAAGATTGCTATGGAGCGGGAACGCCTGGAAGCTGAGAGGAAAGAACGAGAGCAGAGATTCGAGCTGGAGAGCCAGGAGAGGCAGGTCATCCTGGACCTGTTAAAGGAGAAGGTGCTGAAGGGatga